From Arthrobacter alpinus, a single genomic window includes:
- a CDS encoding nucleoside-diphosphate sugar epimerase/dehydratase: MERGSELFRTRDKRIFGSGATEYKRIIHSTLRAFGLLAIFLVVLKFDIARGFFAIALPLGVLLLLVSRWLWRRWLARRRAAGSYFSNAVVMGGTEDAGYVISQLRSNPGTGYKVAGVALTSLTAGTELTPPWYRVPVFSSEAQLEKILSATGADTVIVAGNLPGGPSAIQQLGWDLGELHTELVLSST, from the coding sequence GTGGAACGCGGATCTGAATTGTTCCGCACCCGCGACAAGCGAATCTTTGGTTCAGGGGCCACCGAATATAAGCGAATCATCCATTCAACCCTGCGTGCCTTTGGTCTGCTGGCCATCTTCTTGGTGGTCCTCAAATTTGACATTGCACGTGGATTCTTCGCCATAGCGTTGCCCCTGGGTGTTCTCCTTCTGCTGGTGAGTCGGTGGCTGTGGCGCAGGTGGTTGGCCAGGCGTCGAGCAGCGGGGAGCTACTTCTCTAACGCCGTGGTGATGGGTGGCACCGAAGATGCCGGCTACGTCATCTCCCAGTTGCGGTCCAACCCAGGCACCGGATACAAGGTGGCAGGCGTGGCACTGACATCCCTCACCGCTGGTACCGAACTCACGCCGCCGTGGTACCGAGTTCCCGTCTTTTCTAGCGAAGCGCAGCTTGAAAAAATACTGTCCGCAACCGGGGCAGACACAGTCATCGTTGCAGGAAACTTACCCGGTGGCCCTAGTGCTATTCAGCAGCTTGGTTGGGATTTGGGTGAACTGCATACAGAACTTGTCCTATCATCAACCTGA